The proteins below are encoded in one region of Nitrososphaerota archaeon:
- a CDS encoding winged helix DNA-binding protein: protein MLEVTLAIAAIVIATLALLTPKLKSKKKVDADDLILAITEDYSRRINKLEGRIVDLQVRLDVLESQVEKEQRQRSRAPAIQKGLGSVVMSQESKGDVTKTGEALGDFELSILRCIGEGAKTPSEVRSVVGRSREHVARALKELYERGFLDRSGGRPFIYSLSDKGRAALKSVDLSV, encoded by the coding sequence ATGCTAGAAGTTACGTTAGCCATTGCTGCGATAGTGATCGCAACATTAGCGTTGCTGACACCTAAACTAAAGAGTAAAAAGAAGGTAGACGCTGACGATCTTATTCTAGCAATAACTGAGGATTACTCGCGGAGAATAAACAAGTTAGAGGGAAGAATCGTAGACCTCCAAGTGCGCTTAGATGTCTTGGAAAGTCAAGTGGAGAAGGAGCAAAGGCAGCGTTCTAGAGCGCCCGCAATTCAAAAGGGTTTGGGAAGCGTTGTGATGTCACAAGAAAGCAAAGGTGATGTCACAAAGACGGGGGAAGCCTTAGGAGACTTTGAGTTAAGCATACTCAGATGTATAGGGGAGGGTGCTAAAACACCATCTGAGGTAAGGTCGGTTGTTGGTCGAAGCAGGGAGCATGTTGCTAGAGCGCTCAAAGAGCTTTATGAGAGAGGGTTTCTTGATAGGAGTGGAGGCAGACCGTTCATTTATTCACTCTCGGATAAGGGTAGAGCTGCTCTTAAGAGTGTGGATCTTAGTGTTTAA